The Carassius auratus strain Wakin chromosome 19, ASM336829v1, whole genome shotgun sequence genomic sequence AGTATGTGCCTTTGAACTTCTCAGTGCCCTGATTCACACATCATTGTATATCACAATCATGTCTTCTCCCACATGTACTCTCTGCACCCTCAGTGACATCTTAATTAAACACATTCAACCCATAAATCATCTTAACATCTGAAGCATCAAATATCCATGAAGTCACGTATACTCTGCACATATCTGAATCTGGCTGGCTGAGACCTTTCATGTATGGAGgaatttaaagtgtgtgtgttatatataataACCTTCAGTGCTCCTTAACGATATAGTAATTACGTCGGACTTTAACTTGAAAAGGTTTGGTTTTTCTCACTTTGGAAGAGCTGGTCTGACATTTTGTTTCCTGACATGTGCTGCATATGATCATAGAATTTTGGCTATACAAGAATTTTAACAGATCTGTTtaaaattaagaacatttaaGCATAAGAAGCAGTGTGCGCGTTATCTTTACTAAGTTACATTACATTACTTGGATTTAATGTAATTTGCTATTTGAACgattattttttgttacattaagTCCAGTCTAATTTGAGAAAGAATATAGTGAAtttgttacaaatattttttatagaattttgaataataatattgacatttatttatagaattttcatAAGTATTCAGAAGCTAAATTTAAAATTCTGTTTGGGGGTTTGTGGAGCTGTGACAGTTACTGTGACAACCGCATCACTATAACCGACAATAGCACACGTGATGTCATGCACTCTATAACAAGCATAATAGGAATTTTATTTAGACTATAGGTCTTTGGTAGTCTAATTCACAAATGACCTCAAACGACATACACAGTGTTTCCTTAAGATTGGAAGGTTTGAATgcaggaaaatacagtttattctGCATGAGgcaaattaattttgtgttggGCGATGGATTTGGGAAACCAAATACTACATTGCCGATCTGGAGCCATCTCCATTCATATCACGGAGACACTTGTACACACTTGGATGGGTGACTTGAATTGAGATCCTGTTCCTGTGATCGCAAGCGCCTGGCTGGTCAGGTTTGGTGACGCTCGGTtttctccaaactggccaaatacaaatGAGATGACGATAAATTGAAGATGTTAACAAGAAATGTGGCAATGATTACGATTTCAAAGAGAGCACGTGCAGATAATGAATTAAACCATGTTTACTACAGACGTGACACTGCCGCATCGCAACAGGTTGAGTCTCTACCCAGGACATTTTAACTTTGTGCCAGTACTTCATAAACAGGACGAGGCAATTTACTGTTAGGGATTTGTTATGTTGTGTTGCGCCGCATACAGtgcagcatcactgattataatgatttctatAGTATTTTGCTGTGTCGCACCGCTCACATCCATTACACAGGGTGTATTTAACTTTCTTATTTAGGCTAAGATATTTATCTTAGTGTTCTGCAGGCTGCATGTTCAATGacagaagtgctaaaataaacatgcatttttgctAATAGATAATTTAGCCTCGTTTATTATATGTGTAAAAATTATAGGACCATATATACATacaagtcccaatctgaatcaaatgattcatcatACACtgtttgaagtcccgatctgaatcaaatgatttgtgatacgCGATCCGATTAGAGCACTTCGAAGCGGTGAATAATTTTGCAATGCAGTGCTTTAACTGATTCAGAGTTTTGAAAAGCTCTGTTGTGTTCTTTGCTCACTTTCTCTAtatcatttattgtttgaataatcATAGAAaagaaatcattacaattaatagGCCTAATGTACACACAATGTTTTATTAAACTGTGATCATGTTAAATAACGTTAAATTCCatcatattaaatgcatttaatacgtTTTCAAAGGCATCATCCCAGTTTTTTCCCCACAAATCACACcctgtatatttatacataaattacaaatataactaatattatatgtgtgagtgtgtgtgtgtgtgtgtgtgtgttcaaaaaccAGTCACATTACATATATAACACCTCACCACCATCTCCACACCGCAACACCAGTAGTTGATCCATTACCACCGCAGTGGAAAAATCTGCCACCGTCACAGTCATAGGGATTTGTCCCAAGTTTTCAGTCTCGGACAAGAATTTGAATTATTTAGTACATGAAAACTATAATTTCATGTGTTCAAAAACCAGTCACTCTGTTTTTATGAAATATGCAGATTTACTTATTGTAACTTTCATCTCTGAATTGGTCATTTCCTTTGCAAAGTCTAACAAGTACAAgaatgtaaaatacataaaaatgggAGGCCTTCAACAAACTGTGACTCCTAATAATGGCTTTGGCAAGTGTGTAACCATGCCAACACTGTCTCTGCAGATACTACTACAACAAAAGGATCTTGCACAAGACCAAAGGGAAAAGATTCACTTACAAGTTCAACTTCAACAAGCTGGTGCTGGTCAACTATCCGTTCATTGACATGGGCTCTGCAGGTAAAGACCCCTGCTTTTCAAACTCAATCTTTCTGAAACCCACCCATTTAGTTTCATGTacaaagtaaaacatttattaaaattctcAACTTTTTTCATAGGTTCTGGTGTTCCTCAAAGTGCACCGCCTGTCCCATCAGGGGTAAGCACTCATTTCCGCTTCCCTCCATCCACGCCATCGGACATCCTTTCTCCTAGCGAGGAACTGCGCAGTCCTGGTGTCTTCAGTGCTGTGCCTCGACGCATAGCTCGTGGCTCTGTCTCCGACTGCAGCGATGGCACCTCCACCAACTCGGAGCTTGAAGAAACTGGCTTAGCTCCCGGTGACGACCGCCAGGCCGACCGTGCCTTCAGAAACCTGCTCCATCCGCGATTATCCCATGATTCCTTGTTCCGTGTCTACGGTGCACCGCCCAACCCAACTGGGCTCCACAGGAGTGGGCCCCATGCGCCCCCACACAGGGTCCACCCTGATCCCATGTCTCCATTCCCAGTGTCCCCTCTCCCAGGCACTGGAGGCTTGCTGGCTCCTGCTCTTTCTCCAGCTCTCTCCATGACCCCTACATCTCACATGGCCTACACACCTTCTCCATCCCTCTCACCCATGCTGGGCTCCCACTTCTCGTTCAATCCAGAAGACATGAAGCGTTACCTGCAAGCTCACACTCAGAGTGTCTACAACTATCATCTGAGTCCCCGTGCATTCTTGCACTATCCCAACATCATCATCCCGCAGCCCCAGCGCCCAGACAAGGGACTGGGAGGGCCAGCGGGTGTAGGTCCACACCTGTCAAGTCACCCTCTGCACCATCAGGCTGAGGAGCCTCATCTCTCTCCGTTCAAGTTCAAGTTACAGCCACCACCACTGGGTCGCAAACAGAGAGACGGGCCAAACTCGGCTGGACCAGGACATGCCCCAAATTCTGGCAGCGCTGCTGCTTCCTTCTCTTACAGCAGGGAGCCTGGTGCATCCTCAAACTCTGCTTCATCTGGAATGATGACCAACAACTCAACCCCAGCTGGTCCACCAAAGATCAAGGTACGTTGACCTTTAAAAAATCCACACTGTAGCTCCTTTGAGAATGAAAATGGTTTTCTGTAACGCTCATTTTGCTTTCTTCTGTAGGTTGAGCCCATCTCAGACATGGAATCGGAGGAAGAAGTCGAGGTCACCGACATCAGCGAGGAGGAGCATGAAGACGACGAATGTGATGTCTTTTCCCCTCCTCACCCCAACGGTGGCCTTGCACCTCCACCCAACCACGATCGcatgactgatgatgatgatctcGAGGAAGACGTCTTCAAGACCCCAGCTGCACCAACCTCAGGGGTTGGGGCAAATCTTTTAGGTCTTAAAGCAGAACCCCGAGAATTAAACCTGGGCCAGGGCGCTCCCATTAGCCCCGGGGGAACACGCTGCATTCCTCTGAAGCTGCGTTTTAAACGCCGCTGGAGTGAGGACCAGCGAATGGAGGCGGAAACTGAAGAGGCTGAGGACAAGAAGAGCAGGGCAGAGAGGGAGGAACTTACCCAAGAGTTGGAGCCTAAACTGGGGGAGGAAAATGGAGAGCGGAAGAGTCCGGAGACTTTGGCTGCACAACTGGGGACGGGCCAGAGGAGAGTGAGCTCTGAGCTGCAGCGAGCAACAGCACAGCTGTCTTTAGAAAACGACGTTTGCTGAAGAAGACGCGGTCAAACACATAAACTTACCAACACATAGCTGTCCTCCTTAAGGGCTGAAGGCGACTGTTGCTCTCAGAAGTTGCGTGAAGACCATCCATTCAGCATGTTCGGATGCCCAAACCATCTTTTAAACTTCTGTACATGCAGGTTCACTCACTTCAAAATATTGCAACACTAAAATTTATTAATACtgacatctctttttttttaatgcatttaagtaCCAAGGCCCCTTTCCCAAGCTTAGTCAGAGCCCCTTGCTTCCCAAACCCATTCCTTTTTGTTTACTGTGTTAGACTAACATCATCCCACTAGTATTCTTGGACACTTGgacactttttttccccctaagaAGTTCTCCGTTAGGATTTAGGGATCAAcctaatacatatttttttgtaaatcaagAGATTACAGAAGTGCCTAAACTGGACGTTGGTGCACCCCTGTAAAATATGGGTAAAGATggtgatctttttcttttttttgtctcgtCATTCATGCAAATGAAATGTAGTCACATGGTCACGGGCAAGTGGACATCATCTTATTTAAAACAGACACTCTTGGATGAAGTGATAAATGCAGGAAGTTATGCTGGCTCCACCTCCAACTCAACCATAGTTCTCAGACTTTGCGATTACAGACgctttcattttttttgcatACCAAGATTCAAGTCCCAGACTTTTTGCAGAACCAGCTTGCCTCTCACTCTCAAACCAGGCCCTTCATTTGACTGCCTCCAGAGCCATTAACGCTAGCGTGCTATCAGCCTTCACTGCCGACTCCGGACACCAACTTTACCAGCTTTCCAGCAAGCTCAGCGGCTGACGGGACCACTCAACAACCTCTTTACGTATCTTAACACATGTATATACATTGGGGGACTCTTTTTATATATGTTAGTCCGTTTTCATGACCACCAGCTGGATGACAAATTATAGATCTCATACGATTATTCCTTCACCaactttatttattcctttgttATAATGCAGTTTTAACCCTGAGGGAACGTAATATGAACATTGGGGCAACATATGAGAGGGCGCTTTATGGTTTAATCATTGTAATCATCCCTAAAACCACTTAAACAATCCTGTACACCCTGCTGTTTTGTAAAGGATGCAAATCTTCACGGTTTGTTGGCGGTTAATCTCAGGCATACCACCCCACACCCCACATCCTCTATCCAACAGGTTGTCTTTGAATATAAAGCCTTCAAATGAACAAACATTTGTGCCTTTTTATGGAAGACTGACCGCCCAGTGCTTTTCAATGGGTTGCTTTATAGACACGTTATCGACTCACATACAGGAGAGGCCTTAGAAACTGACCTCAAACACTGCTTTTATGCCTTATTTAGTTTTGTACCTTAAAAGAAAGCATCCTAAATAAGATGAGCATTTAGAGTCCATATATTCTCACTTTATTGCACGATAGTCgtatatatttgataaaagaACAAACGCTGGTTTTGatacaaattatatttcagaAGGTAAATCTATATGGTAACTCGTTTGGTTCCAGGGCCCTACAGTGCTTTACTGTGACAGAAAAGTGTTGTTATAGACAAAGTTAAACATAACTGACCAATCGTTGAGAACCCTGAATGGCACAGCTGTCCTTGGCCTTATAAGGTCCATGTATAGTTTAAACTCGACCCGTCGCATTCGCGTTCTCCGTCTCAGTCTCTCTGCAGTGTTTTAGTTGTAGGAGGCTGTTCTTTATCTACAGTGATCAAGATCGAACAGGAAACACATCTTATTTGGCTTAGCGTTTGGCGACAACCAGCTCGATTCGCAGCAAAATGCAAGGGACTTCATAGTCAATGACATCCTCGAGAAAGGGACCTCACTTCAACAAACTGACAGCTAGAAAAAGTGGACATCCAGCCTCTTAGCCCTCATCTAAGGAGGAAGTATAGGACCTGACACACTTAACACTcatttttccccttctttttacTTTTATGGAGTTTGTTTGGCGGCCTTACACCGGTTCAGTATCTGTATTTAAACTGACAGCTGCCTtatttgttagaaaatactttGTTTTCCTCTTGCTCTCTATTCAATATAAACAATGCTGTTTTATtatacctttttttgtttgtttatattaccatttatcatttttaatgttgaTATTATTGCTGGTATTTCGTTTGTACCCCTTACCTGGATTTTAACCTGTTGagatgaacattttaataaagcgTATTCCTCTACCCTCTTTGATACCATGATATAAAAGTGCTCTGGATTTGTATTATTGCTGGTTTTTAAGTTGTAATTAAGAAAACCAGGTGAAGAGGTAGGGTGACATTATGcgatcacatttttattttaatctttttttttctggttgtgtacatatataaatatatattttccattttgaggGGATGATGTAAGAAAAAGACAATAATTTCTTAATTGTGTTCAAGGTCTCTCTCCTTTTGCTTCTTTCTTAAAGCTTTCCATCGGTCTCTCGACGGTTATGTAATACTTTGTAAAGAGAGACGAAACTTGACGTTACAAAGAACCATGTATACTTTAGTTTCTCATGTGGTTTCTTTTGCTCCTGTAATTAAAACTGTAATCAGGGTTCATTAAAACAGGTAAAAACAGATCTGGGTTTCTTGtccttcatttatttttctctgttgATGCTATCTTCTTAGTTCTGGTAAAATACACTTGAAAACtgcaaaatgcaaataatgtTTCAACATTTTCACGATACTGTCTATTAAACCTCAAcccttaaacattttaaactaataatataataaaaatatccaattaaatgtaaaactaacTCAAACACCAGTAATCAGAATGGCAGATTTTCACTGATATGTGTTTTATTTGGCATAGTACTACTGTAACATACCATagtaataactgtttttttttttttactagttggGACAGTAATTCTAAAAGCTGCTGAACATGAATCCAGGAAcgtgcacgcgcacacacaaaaatacatattatttaaattaaatatacataaatatatatatattttaaggtaTTTTCATGTTACCTGTGTACTCGGTTATGCTTCTGTAGTTGCAGTTTCAAACATAAAAGAACAAGGGCTGTTATTCCAGATCCTGCTCGAGGTGAAGCGAGATGCAAAATCAGGATTTGCTTTCCTAATGAAGTGGAAATTCACGCTACATGAAGACCGTTCACACTAACGTTCCTCTTCAAACCAGACGCGAAACAGCTCTCTGTCGTTTTATAGAAAAACCTGGAATCTAGTATACTAAAATAATTCCCTCAGACTGCATACAGTTAAGAAAGTAAAGTGCAGAAGATAACTTCAAACTTGAGAATCGTATCCACGTGTAATTATTTGCAAAACAGCGCCCTCTGCTGCTAAAATATTGCCATCGTTCACTTTTGTTTCGAAGCGGTTATCGAGGATCTTCTCATTCTCAATAAAGGCTAAgcgtcattttaaatattttaataccgTCTCCTTTTCTAGTTTAATGTGCAAAGTCAATAAGTCTGTCACTTGTAGTAATCATTAATCACTATTTTTGCAATTTGGCAAATCGTTTGACACCGCTAGTGGTGCAGAAATAGTTCACCTTTAAATCTAAATCATGCTTACATTTGaaacttttaaagtttttaaacaaATTACTATATGTGAAAGTAATTCCGAAGTCTTAGGGATGCCTCAAAgttaatattgtttgtttttattattattacaaaactaGTATATTCACaatctaaaaaatgtttttaataccgttatttctatcttttgtctATTCTATATTTTTTGTCTGACAGCAGTCAGTgctgcacacagagatctgatctgatcatcatcagtctgccTGGAAGAAactgaacaaactgagacagactcaatccagaggaactgtggcaatgtctccaagatgcttcaagagaccTTCCTGGAAAGCTCcagtactgttaaaagttttagtCACTTGCAAAAATGCTATAAAATGAGGATgctttcaaaaataatgtcataaatcaATTTTCTTTAACAAataacttctattaactaaattaaatcaccCTCACTTGTGCATAGTTAAAGGTTTCTTAAAGCGTCTTGGAGTCATtcccacagttcttctggattgcaTATTCTctttagatttttctttcttcACCCTGAACTAATCAAATGTTTTACAGAAGAGTGGGGGGTGGAGGTCACTCACTGCTTGACAGTGAAACCTGGACCCTTGCTGTGAGGGCTTGTTGACCTGGTAAGCGTGGGTCAAAGGTTAAGTTTTTTCTGGAGAACCAGTGGTTGTTTGTAACAAGAAGGCCTGATTTGTCTATGATTGcgattgtttgtgtgttttgaagaGACCGTGCATATCTGTGCTATTTGACTTGATTGACTGACACTGACAGGCTTTTGACTTTCTTTAAATgtatccaaataaaagagagagaaaatacagGGAGATAATGGAGATAATGCAGTTGTACAGCcataaatgaagaataaataaataaatattttagaattattcattttcaattatatatataatgtatatataaatatatttaatttatgtatatattgaacaataaataaatacataattgcaaggaacatgatttttgtttttaaagtagaattttgtaaaatttatttaaaaaaaaaaagtgtgctcaTGAAAGTTTACTGTACGCTGTTTATATGTGAATTTTCTAATAATAGCCTATATTTCATGATATTAATGTTTCAAAATGTTATCTTTCTTCACTATGTCCTCTCAAGACTTCTGACCCAGAACATAGTATGTTGGAAAGAGAATGCCAAAAGTCCCCGGATTGTTTACTATTTCAGATCTATTTTTTAAAGTGTGGATTCGTGCACACTCTAGtggctaatattgcccacaatccAATGCGCTTTGGTGACGAACTACAAACACGAATAAAACGCattaaaaaactacaaacatggcggATGCGCGCGACCGGCGGTTAGGAAGAGAGGCTTCGAAAAAGGGTTTTGAGTTACTAACATTCAACTTTTAagctggtatatatatatatatatatatatatatatatatatatatatatatatatatatatatatatatatatatatatatatatatatatatatatatatatatatatatatatatatatatatataaagtagtctgtgttatatttcatctgcaacaTCAATGTGAACCTTTCTAAACATCAGTTTGATcgttaacttttaaatgcatcatgtaTTAAATATTAGCAGAGTACTAGGCGTAAAAGAGCCGCGATTGGCAGATAAATGTGCTTCTTCTTTCTCTGAGATACGGTAGAAAGATAAATGAAATGCAATGTGACGGATGTTAAccgcagtgttgccaacttagcagTTTTGTTGctaaatttaacaacttttttttcaggCTACCCTGGCAATTTTTTCTTCCAAAAGCACCCTGCAACAAATTTtcccattttaaaaatgttttggcaACTTTTATTAACTTTTGATAAGTGTCTATAAGTGATCAAAGGCACACATTTTCCAACAGCGGAAACCAAAGATGCCTAACAGTACGAACATCACGTGAATTGAGTTAGCTACTATTTgcaattgttaaatgtaataataataatttaatagtagTTCGTTTATGATACACTTTGTTAGTAGCTTGTAGCTACTTGCGATTGTTGATCAGTTACAGTAGTAGTACGttgtaaaaaaaatggaaaagataCTTGTCATTTTCCAAGTCATCCATTGTAACCCTGTTACCCGAAAACACAATGCGTAATTTAAAATGCAGGtaaaaattatgtcatattaatagTAGATTGTGACTTTCGTGTAACATACTAAATAACTACTAATACACTGCGTAAAACATAGGCTAATTGTTGAGAATGTGCATAATATAACTAACTTaccagttatataaaaaaaaaattgtaatcatcCAAAAATGTTTAGGTGTTCAATAATTCAAAGGATCTTGTAAACATCTTTGagggtttgttttttgtttcctcATTGTTTGAGTCAAAAACTCTAATTTGCCCTTTTATTATGTAGGCCTCATACCTTTTCTTTCCACTTCATAATATTTGTGTATAATTGTATTGTAATAAGTGTGTATCGAGTCAACCTGAAAGTCTCATTATGACTGAATAAGTGATATTTCGGCCTGCCTTTCTCTTTCGTTTTCACTTTGTTTTGTTGGTCAGGCCAAAACTGGCCTTTGAGCCCTGGCATAACTTTTTCTTCTCTTATTTAAATGTTAACCTTATACAAGACACACAAGTGAATACGTGTCTGTACTGAACAGGTCTTCTGAGGAGCTTGAACAGAACAACAGAACAGGGTGTGGCGTGGACTGAGAGATTACTGTCTCTGAGTGGAAGACTGACtgcttaagtgtgtgtgtttgtgtgtgtgcatgttatgCAATTTTCCATTGCATGTCATAATTGCATGCAGAGTGCGTGACGGTCGGTCCAGCTGAGCCGTGATGCATGAACTGATCATCTCCAAAGTATGCAGTTCcacacacaaacatttgcatTCGTCGAAACCACACATTTATTCAAACATGGCTCAAAGGAGGCCACCCACAATGATCAAATCGCatcaaaactgaatttgaaaTGCAGGAACCTATATCTGCTGCACTCTGTGGCAGTGCATTTCAATTCCTCATTTAGACTTATTTACTCTCAAGCCTTCCTGTTTGGTTGTTGTGATGGCAACAGGCGTAATGAGCTCATCACACGGCTAGGTCATTGGTCTGGAGACCCCTGCGGCTTGACCAATCACAGTTCGATTTGATGACGCGGAGGGCGGGCCCAAGACAGCCGCTGACGTCATAAGTAGTCTGAACGAGCCTCCGCGATTGGCTGGATTCGTGAAGGTATAGAATGTGTAAAATGAAAGAGGagtagtttgttgttgttttttcctggaGTGCCACAACCCTGCATAATTTAGATTCAacactaattaaacacacacgtGACAACTAATCAAGactttcaggcttatttgaaactTATGTGGTTATgagttttgtaaaataataataaaaaaaaaaactctgcagggccctccaggaattgagtttgacagtTTGACATCCCTGTTCTTgaggtttttaaataatttaagattttttaaaagatgTATACTTTCATCTAACCACCAACTACGTTTTTTTGCAGTCTTACAATGCACGAATGTCCTGctgaagtgtatttatttattttgtagtttcattcatttatattttctcttttatttcacACTGGCAATAACGCTTTGCTCAGACTGACTACGAAAGTATTTAGACGTCGCAAATTGTTAATATTCTCGATTTTGCCCACCTACTCCCTTCGGCTGCCCCTCCCTCCGAATCCCATTGGCTGATGCAGTTTCAGGATCGACCAGCTGTTTCTTGTTTTCCCATAGCGCGATTGGTCCGAGCGACCTGTCGATCAACCGGACTTTGACAGATGACTCCGCCCTCATCACCGCAGCTCGAATACTCATAGGCTACTGTACCCTTCTGTGAACGCTGATTGGCTGAGGGCGCTGGATGTCAAGGCTTAGAGCTTCATTCACCATTTTGCGACTGTAGAGTACCCTGGAACACCGACGGCTGGACTTTTTCTCATTTTGCGGAAGAAAAACACTCTTTGCAAAAGCTTTCTCGGGGTTCCGTGGTTTTTATAGGCTTGGTTTTCGCCTTGACACCATTTCGACGGCACTGTAAATATTCACGGGGTGAGTTGAAACCTTTCATCTGCAGTACTGCAGTCATCTGCCTATAACGTTACATTTAATGCTGTGTTTCGCCTTTACGTCGCGGATCCATCAAACGTTACAATGTTTCGCCGTCAGTTGTTTATTTTCCTCTTTATGGATTCTATAAAATGGCGGAGTAagcattttaacacacacacacacattgaaagGGAGGGGTGGAGGTGCACAGTCAGCCTAAAAACTTTCTTTCCTGAAAATATTTGTGTGACACAACAGCTACAGCTTCCACGAACTGCCTTCATGTATTCCTTTGCCTTCCAGGAACTGTCACTGATTATATCTATAGGTTTTTTACGTAAAGACAACGCGATTATTTTGGTCCTTAAACTtgtctatattataataatatgttttcagatgcattCAGTAAATTCAGTTCggatgttttcatatttataccCTATAGGCGCATATATTTGAGaaggattgtttgtttgttttgtttatctcaTGTTTAATAACACGGGTCGCCCTCGAGTCAGGATCCTCAGGGAGACGGGAACTGCTCTGCGGCCTTGTGTTCTGGAGCAGGCCTACAGCACTCGACTGTGTCATAGTGTGGTTGTAAGCGTAGAGTAGGGCACTACGACCAATAAAAGCGCTTGACACAGATACGGCGGTGTATGTACTACTCAGCAAAACTTTCGCAAGTCGACGACAGCAGCTCCATTGTTGATGGCAAACAGGGCTGTTACTTTGTTTTAGAACATTTGTGTGTATTTGGAATCTTGCTGTTGCATGGGAACATTTCTTATTGTGCATTTGGCAAGTCATTACAAGATTGAGTTATAATTGTTACTTGAAGGGTCAGTGAGTGCGGTGGGCATGCCAGGGAAGTTAAATACCCATTTAGTGCATTgcatataaaccttttttttttcttttcttttgccagttcagagagttttacacacattaaaataaataaataaattacactgtaaactgtttaaagttgttactgtacaaagcacagtaaactatttctataaaaatatcattgcactactgttattttgcatagaatacattgtttgaCAATACTATTGaacactcatccaactgtatttattaccactatTCTTACGTTGCTGCTGTTCATGAAGTATATATAATcctacattgctctgttcatattGTTCATATTGTACATATAATTCCTACATtacattcctatttatattctgtataaactctgctcaatactgtatatagcaactccactgtacattctgtaaatcatagcttcacttactctgcacttatatGTATATGAAACACTATATatttagggggaagtcgtggcctagtggttagagagtttgactcctaaccctagggttcgAATCCCGGACCGGCAATAACACgacttgggtgcccttgagcaaggcatcgaaccctcaactgctccctgTGCACCGTAGCATAAATAGGTGTGTGtttcacactgtgtgtgtgtgtgtgtgtgtgtgtgtgttcactgctctgtgtgtgtgcactttggatgggttaaatgcagagcacgaattctgagtatgggtttccatacttggctgaatgtcacgtcactttcactttttttttttttcactatattcttgcacttctggttagatgctaactggatttcattagctctgtacttgtactctgcataatgacaataaagttgaatctaatctaaataaataaataaattgtattaattgatGTATTTCGCAGACGTTTCGTTTTATGGTGACTCATTCAATGCATACTTTTTACCAGTTCAttgattccctgggaatcaaacacaTAACCTTGATGTTGCTGGTGTCATGCTCTAGGGTTTGAGTTACAAAATCATTAACGTTA encodes the following:
- the LOC113119867 gene encoding ETS domain-containing transcription factor ERF-like isoform X2, yielding MKTPGDTDWAYKPESSPGSRQIQLWHFILELLRKEEYHDVIAWQGDYGEFVIKDPDEVARLWGARKCKPQMNYDKLSRALRYYYNKRILHKTKGKRFTYKFNFNKLVLVNYPFIDMGSAGSGVPQSAPPVPSGVSTHFRFPPSTPSDILSPSEELRSPGVFSAVPRRIARGSVSDCSDGTSTNSELEETGLAPGDDRQADRAFRNLLHPRLSHDSLFRVYGAPPNPTGLHRSGPHAPPHRVHPDPMSPFPVSPLPGTGGLLAPALSPALSMTPTSHMAYTPSPSLSPMLGSHFSFNPEDMKRYLQAHTQSVYNYHLSPRAFLHYPNIIIPQPQRPDKGLGGPAGVGPHLSSHPLHHQAEEPHLSPFKFKLQPPPLGRKQRDGPNSAGPGHAPNSGSAAASFSYSREPGASSNSASSGMMTNNSTPAGPPKIKVEPISDMESEEEVEVTDISEEEHEDDECDVFSPPHPNGGLAPPPNHDRMTDDDDLEEDVFKTPAAPTSGVGANLLGLKAEPRELNLGQGAPISPGGTRCIPLKLRFKRRWSEDQRMEAETEEAEDKKSRAEREELTQELEPKLGEENGERKSPETLAAQLGTGQRRVSSELQRATAQLSLENDVC
- the LOC113119867 gene encoding ETS domain-containing transcription factor ERF-like isoform X1: MKTPGDTGFAFPDWAYKPESSPGSRQIQLWHFILELLRKEEYHDVIAWQGDYGEFVIKDPDEVARLWGARKCKPQMNYDKLSRALRYYYNKRILHKTKGKRFTYKFNFNKLVLVNYPFIDMGSAGSGVPQSAPPVPSGVSTHFRFPPSTPSDILSPSEELRSPGVFSAVPRRIARGSVSDCSDGTSTNSELEETGLAPGDDRQADRAFRNLLHPRLSHDSLFRVYGAPPNPTGLHRSGPHAPPHRVHPDPMSPFPVSPLPGTGGLLAPALSPALSMTPTSHMAYTPSPSLSPMLGSHFSFNPEDMKRYLQAHTQSVYNYHLSPRAFLHYPNIIIPQPQRPDKGLGGPAGVGPHLSSHPLHHQAEEPHLSPFKFKLQPPPLGRKQRDGPNSAGPGHAPNSGSAAASFSYSREPGASSNSASSGMMTNNSTPAGPPKIKVEPISDMESEEEVEVTDISEEEHEDDECDVFSPPHPNGGLAPPPNHDRMTDDDDLEEDVFKTPAAPTSGVGANLLGLKAEPRELNLGQGAPISPGGTRCIPLKLRFKRRWSEDQRMEAETEEAEDKKSRAEREELTQELEPKLGEENGERKSPETLAAQLGTGQRRVSSELQRATAQLSLENDVC